The Zygosaccharomyces rouxii strain CBS732 chromosome G complete sequence genome contains a region encoding:
- the AIM25 gene encoding Aim25p (similar to uniprot|P47140 Saccharomyces cerevisiae YJR100C Hypothetical ORF) produces the protein MIFKRLFSSSLLKNGAFRRMATPNETRVHTVLPKLETTFIQPNHPVASVLLNEPTIVIERQMEMMNVFLGFEQANRYAILDVMGNRIGYMQERDFSFVKAMMRQFYRLHRPFTMDVFDNWGNVILTINRPFSWINSHIKALLPPTTGGEEDLAQRSFNLSPSFSQPFVSGGPVPQAAGVQGEGLLVGESIQNWHLWRRRYELFQREKQSETSFAEFGQIDAPFLAFEFPVLDEQGKIMASVDRNWVGLGREFFTDTGVYVVRFDASQSFSGVYPPEILSSEVLNFDQRAVLLANAVSIDFDYFSRHSRYGGGLLSFGSYDE, from the coding sequence ATGATATTCAAAAGACTGTTTTCATCCAgtttattgaaaaatggtgcATTTCGTCGAATGGCTACTCCCAATGAGACACGAGTCCACACAGTACTACCTAAGTTAGAGACTACATTTATCCAACCAAATCATCCTGTAGCTAGTGTGCTTTTGAATGAGCCCACTATTGTCATCGAAAGACAAATGGAAATGATGAATGTGTTTTTGGGTTTTGAACAGGCCAATAGATACGCAATTCTAGATGTCATGGGGAATCGAATTGGATACATGCAAGAAAGAGACTTCTCATTTGTAAAAGCTATGATGAGGCAGTTTTATCGTTTACACAGACCTTTTACCATGGACGTATTTGATAATTGGGGAAATGTAATATTAACGATCAACAGACCATTTTCATGGATCAATTCTCACATCAAGGCATTATTACCACCCACTACAGGCGGCGAAGAAGACTTGGCTCAACGttcattcaatttatcaccatcgTTTTCGCAGCCATTTGTTTCCGGGGGTCCCGTACCGCAAGCTGCAGGTGTACAAGGTGAAGGTCTCTTGGTAGGAGAATCCATTCAAAATTGGCACTTGTGGAGAAGGCGTTATGAATTGTTTCAAAGGGAAAAACAATCAGAGACGTCATTTGCCGaatttggtcaaattgATGCGCCTTTCTTAGCCTTTGAATTCCCAGTACTGGATGAGCAGGGAAAAATCATGGCTAGCGTGGATAGAAATTGGGTTGGATTAGGtagagaatttttcacaGACACCGGTGTTTATGTGGTGAGATTCGATGCATCCCAGAGTTTCTCTGGCGTTTACCCACCTGAAATTTTGAGCTCAGAAGTTCTAAATTTCGATCAAAGAGCTGTACTGCTGGCGAACGCCGTTTCAATCGATTTTGACTACTTCTCCAGACACTCAAGGTACGGTGGTGGACTACTGTCATTTGGTAGCTACGACGAGTGA
- the YUH1 gene encoding ubiquitin-specific protease YUH1 (similar to uniprot|P35127 Saccharomyces cerevisiae YJR099W YUH1 Ubiquitin C-terminal hydrolase that cleaves ubiquitin-protein fusions to generate monomeric ubiquitin hydrolyzes the peptide bond at the C-terminus of ubiquitin also the major processing enzyme for the ubiquitin-like protein Rub1p) has translation MSGQEPSVVPLESNPEVFSDFAHGLGLDNSYGFVDIYSLTDPDLMAFTPAPVKALILLFPLNDFFETSKDDASATEESQDEPVWFRQSIKNACGLYALLHSLSNNSQLLQKESKLLQYLQLHPSSGNRYADNPTDEFVLSISETNADRFQSGQSRAPDADEDVNLHFVTFVEKDGKIYELDGRRPQGARLLGNASKSPDEGLLGEKLVSDRVQWYMDKADEKNKLHFNLLGLAPSLD, from the coding sequence ATGAGCGGACAAGAACCATCTGTCGTACCACTTGAATCTAATCCTGAAGTTTTCAGTGATTTTGCCCATGGGTTAGGGCTTGATAATTCCTATGGGTTTGTCGATATCTATTCCCTAACCGATCCCGACCTAATGGCTTTTACACCCGCTCCAGTGAAGGCACTTATACTGTTATTTCCATTGAATGATTTCTTTGAAACTTCTAAGGATGATGCATCTGCCACTGAGGAATCTCAAGATGAGCCTGTTTGGTTCAGACAGAGTATTAAAAATGCCTGTGGTCTCTATGCACTATTGCATTCTTTGAGTAACAACTCACAACTATTACAAAAGGAATCTAAGTTGTTGCAATATTTACAATTACATCCATCCAGTGGGAACAGATATGCTGATAATCCAACTGATGAATTTGTTTTATCCATTAGTGAGACCAATGCCGATAGGTTTCAAAGTGGTCAGTCGAGAGCACCTGATGCCGATGAGGATGTCAATCTACATTTTGTAACgtttgttgaaaaagatggtaaaatctATGAACTAGACGGTAGGAGGCCTCAGGGTGCCAGACTTTTAGGTAATGCAAGTAAGAGTCCCGATGAAGGTCTACTAGGTGAAAAACTTGTTAGCGATAGGGTTCAATGGTATATGGATAAGGCTGATGAGAAGAATAAATTACATTTCAACTTATTAGGCTTAGCTCCTTCCCTAGATTAA
- a CDS encoding aldo-keto reductase superfamily protein (highly similar to uniprot|P47137 Saccharomyces cerevisiae YJR096W), translating to MSVPKYYTMVNGIKIPSLALGCYDIPRSQTANVVYEALKRGYRHFDTAVLYGNEKEVGEGIYKWLKEDPANNKREDVFYTTKLWNSQNGYSPAKRGISECMNKVKELGYIDLLLIHSPLSGPRRRLETYQAMQEAVDDGIVKSIGVSNYGKQHIEELYKWDKLKHKPVANQIEISPWCMREDLTSWCQSKGLIVEAFSPLTHGYKLKEPGLVSLAKKLGRDTGQVLIRWSLQRGLLPLPKTQNPARLSSNLEVYDFELTPEDVKELDHPEAYEPTDWECTDAP from the coding sequence ATGAGCGTTCCTAAGTACTATACTATGGTCAATGGGATTAAAATCCCAAGTTTGGCTCTAGGTTGTTATGATATCCCTCGTAGTCAGACTGCAAATGTGGTTTATGAAGCATTGAAACGCGGCTATAGACATTTTGACACTGCCGTATTGTACGGTAATGAAAAGGAGGTCGGCGAAGGTATCTACAAGTGGTTAAAGGAAGACCCCGCTAACAATAAAAGAGAGGACGTCTTCTATACTACTAAATTGTGGAACTCTCAAAATGGTTACTCTCCAGCAAAGAGAGGTATCTCTGAATGTATGAACAAGGTGAAAGAGCTTGGTTACATTGACCTACTGTTGATCCATTCCCCTCTAAGCGGaccaagaagaaggttgGAGACTTACCAAGCTATGCAAGAGGCGGTTGATGATGGCATTGTGAAGTCTATTGGTGTTTCTAACTACGGTAAGCAACACATCGAAGAATTGTACAAATGGGACAAATTGAAGCACAAGCCAGTGGCAAACCagattgaaatttcaccatGGTGCATGAGAGAAGACCTGACCTCATGGTGCCAATCCAAGGGGCTCATAGTGGAGGCATTCTCACCTCTAACCCACGGTTACAAGTTGAAAGAGCCTGGTTTGGTATCCCTTGCTAAGAAGCTTGGTAGGGATACAGGCCAAGTTTTGATCAGATGGTCATTGCAAAGAGGATTACTACCATTGCCAAAGACCCAAAATCCTGCCAGATTATCCTCTAATTTAGAGGTTTACGACTTTGAATTGACGCCCGAAGATGTTAAGGAATTGGACCATCCTGAAGCTTACGAACCAACTGACTGGGAATGCACTGATGCCCCATAA
- the THP3 gene encoding Thp3p (weakly similar to uniprot|Q07109 Saccharomyces cerevisiae YPR045C Hypothetical ORF), giving the protein MSGPYNKVTPVMLGQSRGTNRDPKGAAEVPNSHSSTTPPTFQGSWNPFPGYNVGNFYNRMNIPTSNGFLRPNSSGTLGGPLAFPVPPPPPTIPPPVAVPPPPMPSLNPLQTGLLNDNNRKRPRNGGFNKEEAERRRKRAERFGSSNQNQKNGTSRGVDEEENFANLNAISTKSHKFDKNKRIMGKCQNLEKPYLRLTSEPNPELVRPLPVLKKTYNMLMKKYERQQASYQYLCDQFKSMRQDLRVQILENQFTVKVYQSHARIALENGDIGEFNQCQSRLITLFELPNIKHSCLEEFTCYRILYYILTEDHGAITSLRLKLMTENISVFKHPSVQKSFQLAKSQLVGDYHNFMRIHSSMEGLGKKLVDLFIGKEKLKSLLTICRSYNQIPLEFLQNEFQFQNVESTIDFLSHRGLSQFILVKNHGEGNEYKYLDTKACRPYVLRQYTESKKIDIKGQR; this is encoded by the coding sequence ATGAGTGGTCCATATAACAAGGTAACGCCAGTGATGCTTGGTCAGAGTAGAGGTACTAATCGGGATCCAAAAGGTGCTGCAGAAGTACCGAATTCTCACTCTTCTACCACACCTCCTACTTTCCAAGGATCGTGGAATCCCTTTCCCGGTTATAATGTGGGTAATTTTTACAATAGGATGAATATTCCAACATCTAATGGGTTTCTACGACCTAATTCGTCAGGTACTTTGGGAGGTCCATTAGCTTTCCCggtaccaccaccaccaccaacgaTACCACCACCGGTAGCAGTTCCTCCTCCACCAATGCCCTCTTTGAACCCGCTTCAAACAGGTCTACtaaatgataataatagGAAGCGCCCCAGAAATGGTGGATTCAACAAGGAGGAAGCTGAGAGAAGGAGAAAGAGGGCGGAAAGATTTGGATcttcaaatcaaaatcagAAGAATGGTACTAGTAGAGGAgtagatgaagaggaaaactTTGCAAATCTTAATGCTATAAGCACTAAATCTCATAAATTTGACAAGAATAAACGTATAATGGGGAAATGCCAAAACTTGGAAAAACCATATTTAAGATTAACGTCTGAGCCCAATCCTGAATTAGTAAGGCCTTTACCGGTTCTGAAGAAAACCTATAACatgctgatgaagaaatacGAACGGCAACAAGCGTCTTATCAGTATTTATGTGACCAATTTAAATCTATGAGACAAGATTTGAGAGTGCAAATCCTCGAAAATCAATTCACTGTTAAAGTCTATCAATCTCATGCGAGAATTGCTCTTGAGAATGGTGacattggtgaatttaaCCAATGTCAAAGTCGACTCATTACACTTTTCGAATTACCTAATATTAAACATTCATGccttgaagaatttacctGCTATAGAATTCTCTATTACATATTGACTGAGGATCACGGTGCCATTACAAGTCTACGGTTGAAGCTCATGACCGAAAACATCTCAGTTTTCAAGCATCCATCGGTGCAAAAATCATTCCAATTGGCTAAATCCCAATTAGTTGGTGATTACCACAATTTCATGAGAATTCACAGTTCAATGGAAGGtcttggtaaaaaattAGTGGATTTGTTCATTGGTAAAGAGAAGCTCAAATCGCTGTTGACAATCTGTAGAAGTTACAATCAGATTCCCCTTgaatttttgcaaaatgaattccaatttcaaaatgtaGAGAGTACCATAGATTTTCTTTCCCACAGAGGTTTGTCGCAATTCATACTCGTCAAGAATCATGGTGAAGGAAACGAATACAAGTATCTTGATACTAAAGCTTGTAGACCGTACGTCCTGCGACAGTATACAGAATCGAAAAAGATCGATATCAAAGGCCAGCGGTAG
- the SFC1 gene encoding Sfc1p (highly similar to uniprot|P33303 Saccharomyces cerevisiae YJR095W SFC1 Mitochondrial succinate-fumarate transporter transports succinate into and fumarate out of the mitochondrion required for ethanol and acetate utilization), with the protein MQKKKSSHPAISLISGGTAGLFEALCCHPLDTIKVRMQIYRRTATFKPPGFLKTGVSIFSNEGFIALYRGLGAVVIGIIPKMAIRFSSYEYYRGLLANRETGRVSTANTFIAGLGAGVTEAVMVVNPMEVVKIRLQSQHLKPQDPNTPAKYRNAVQACYTIVKEEGLPALYRGVSLTAARQATNQGANFTAYSKMREALQRWHGSDTVPNWQTSCIGLVSGAIGPFFNAPLDTIKTRLQKEGGNVSKSGWKRISEIGVQLIREEGVRALYKGITPRVMRVAPGQAVTFTVYEFVRRHLEGSGIFKKSEKPKDSKLN; encoded by the coding sequence AtgcaaaagaagaagtcATCACATCCAGCAATTTCACTGATATCTGGTGGTACCGCCGGTCTTTTCGAAGCATTATGTTGTCATCCATTGGATACAATTAAAGTTCGTATGCAAATTTATAGGAGAACTGCTACCTTCAAACCACCTGGATTCTTAAAGACCGGTGTCTCGATCTTCAGCAATGAAGGTTTCATAGCACTTTACAGAGGTCTTGGTGCTGTTGTTATTGGTATTATCCCAAAGATGGCTATTAGATTCTCATCTTATGAATACTACAGAGGTCTTTTAGCCAACAGGGAGACTGGTAGAGTTTCTACCGCGAACACTTTTATTGCAGGTCTTGGTGCTGGTGTCACAGAAGCTGTTATGGTTGTCAATCCAATGGAAGTCGTCAAGATTAGACTACAGTCCCAACACTTGAAACCACAAGATCCAAATACTCCAGCTAAATACAGAAACGCCGTTCAAGCATGCTATACCATTGTTAAGGAGGAAGGTTTACCAGCCTTGTACAGAGGTGTCTCCCTAACCGCTGCAAGACAGGCGACAAACCAAGGTGCCAATTTCACGGCTTATTCAAAGATGAGAGAAGCTCTACAAAGATGGCACGGATCTGACACTGTTCCTAACTGGCAAACTTCTTGTATCGGGTTGGTCTCTGGTGCTATTGGACCATTCTTTAATGCTCCTCTAGATACCATCAAGACTAGATTGCAAAAAGAAGGTGGTAACGTCTCCAAATCTGGTTGGAAGAGAATCTCTGAAATCGGTGTCCAATTGATCAGGGAAGAAGGTGTCCGCGCCCTATATAAAGGTATCACGCCAAGAGTTATGAGAGTGGCACCTGGCCAAGCTGTCACTTTCACAGTCTACGAATTTGTAAGGAGACATTTGGAAGGATCAGGgattttcaagaaatctgaAAAGCCAAAGGATTCTAAattaaattga